One Phoenix dactylifera cultivar Barhee BC4 chromosome 14, palm_55x_up_171113_PBpolish2nd_filt_p, whole genome shotgun sequence DNA window includes the following coding sequences:
- the LOC103701393 gene encoding uncharacterized protein LOC103701393 has product MDRRSWLWRRKSSEKSPSDSESSGSMSSHSERCSDDQEAMKGSPNNASPNHAQMLEVSSNIGDSEVHETAKSLTEKLSAALLNIRAKEELVKQHAKVAEEAVSGWEQAETEVSALKLQLEAANKKNSALEDRIEHLDDALKECVRQLRQAREEQEEKVHDAVISKTREWELEKLELEKQLVEFKAQLQTAKSEAAAAVDLGLQAKLDASKKENAALKVEIFSQSEDLRMLTLERELSNQAAETASKQHLESIKKVAKLEAECCRLRYRAHKTVPVNDHKPIANSIYVESVTDSQSDSGERLLCMENESGCSDSWASALIAELDQFKNDKASERNLTASVEIDLMDDFLEMERLVALPEADHISSSIELEADSERVDMRDSPLKAEALHQQLAELEEKIAKMGSEKAELEMALVDSRNQFETSCNQLGVAEDKLLELQRQLDLANESKQVATAEVVAVEAKRKALESQLESAELEVRKLYDKVCLLEGKVEGEKTLSAELKASVEAAEAAKRVSESQLDSAHLEVGSLREMVGLLESKVEEERASSTEFAASVQAVEAARRALESQLESAHLEVSKLREKVGSLEMKVQEERTKSAEFATKIEAVEATREALEFQIEMAHLEIGRLHNKVDLLEMQVSKEKELTAEFAAKCQKLESEISRIKREAELWQVTSFGDLKIKKEKELAVAAGKLAECQKTIASLGQQLKSLTALDDFMLEAEKLEPNECSPDLIFHSSSSSEKMHSYTLPSGKERGSPLSSVLSSSSTLPGFTSFLSRSRSSSCIENYFNFVEQAVCVCDRHRPHRNHDDALMFYQYMIIGGETIPPRFISSTPLLRTFRLFSSWHKLFFFLANSAFNPSIYTPNVKEAGTLITRRLKCKFPFMGLFRSAGKVYKPAPDVNLGPDSKESYLHANVKAPRVAGFLVKIFVWILESRIFGPIAVYILKKDNLIHKLVSFAVIQEPPLFTNTHNWEDIAEQNVNLVKHNLSPAERVREAMDCLPPCLESTLNSPGSSFKRWTIRDFSRAYRSGETTPLAVAKRFSVAVEESTDLQMAFFINYNARDILRQAEESTLRYKRGAPISVMDGVLVAIKDEIDCLPYTTTGGTKWLHKVRPCANDATCVKQLRSCGAIFVGKTNMHELGAGTSGINPHYGSTRNPYNINRVSGGSSSGSAAVVCAGLCPVALGVDGGGSVRMPAALCGVVGFKATSGRLSNSGTLPLNWTVGMPGILAATVEDALIVYAAISGNLSGHQAPLQPKLSFPLLTSTQSITNIKLAKYGEWFNDCTSEIRNCCDQALQMLCKHYGWKTLAVTVPEIEEMRLAHYITIGSECTASLAPHLEKLNFAEIGWDARIALRVYRSFSSKDYLNAQRIRNRQMYFHKKIFERADVIVTPTTGVTAYPLLSDALNSGELDYINGAALVRFSIAGNFLGLPTITTMVGYDKGGMPIGLQFIGRPWSEATLLHLAFAMEALCIGSYRKPKVFYDLLKKE; this is encoded by the exons CAAACAAGAAAAACTCTGCTCTTGAAGATAGAATTGAACACCTTGATGATGCCCTCAAGGAATGTGTCAGGCAGCTCCGCCAAGCAAGAGAGGAGCAAGAGGAGAAAGTCCATGATGCTGTCATTAGCAAGACCCGTGAGTGGGAATTGGAGAAGCTTGAGCTTGAGAAGCAGCTTGTTGAGTTCAAAGCGCAACTGCAAACTGCGAAATCTGAAGCTGCTGCAGCAGTTGACCTTGGTCTTCAGGCAAAACTTGACGCCTCTAAGAAAGAAAATGCAGCTCTCAAGGTTGAAATATTCTCTCAATCTGAGGATCTCCGGATGCTGACTTTAGAAAGGGAGCTGAGTAATCAAGCAGCAGAGACAGCCAGCAAGCAACATTTAGAGAGCATAAAAAAGGTTGCTAAACTTGAAGCTGAATGTTGTAGGTTACGGTATCGAGCACATAAAACAGTACCAGTTAACGACCACAAGCCTATTGCAAATTCAATTTATGTGGAATCTGTTACAGATAGCCAATCAGATAGTGGGGAACGGTTGCTTTGTATGGAAAATGAGTCAGGCTGCTCGGATTCTTGGGCATCGGCTTTAATTGCTGAACTTGATCAGTTCAAGAATGATAAGGCCAGTGAAAGAAACCTCACTGCTTCTGTGGAGATTGACCTAATGGATGATTTCCTTGAGATGGAGAGACTTGTTGCTTTGCCTGAGGCTGACCATATAAGCTCTAGCATTGAGCTTGAAGCTGATTCTGAGCGAGTTGATATGAGAGATAGCCCACTGAAAGCTGAAGCTTTGCATCAGCAGTTGGCTGAATTGGAAGAAAAGATTGCGAAAATGGGAAGTGAGAAAGCAGAATTGGAGATGGCTTTAGTTGATTCACGAAATCAGTTCGAGACTTCTTGCAATCAGCTTGGAGTTGCTGAGGATAAGTTGCTTGAACTGCAGAGGCAGCTAGACTTGGCCAATGAATCAAAACAAGTGGCCACAGCAGAAGTGGTGGCTGTGGAGGCAAAGAGGAAGGCACTGGAGTCTCAGCTAGAATCAGCAGAACTGGAGGTCAGAAAGCTATATGATAAGGTGTGTTTGTTAGAAGGAAAAGTTGAGGGTGAGAAGACACTGTCTGCAGAACTTAAAGCTAGTGTAGAGGCTGCAGAGGCTGCTAAAAGGGTATCGGAATCTCAGCTTGACTCAGCTCATCTGGAAGTTGGCAGTCTGCGTGAAATGGTGGGTCTATTAGAAAGcaaggtggaggaggagagggcaTCATCTACAGAATTTGCAGCTAGCGTACAGGCTGTAGAGGCTGCAAGAAGGGCATTAGAGTCTCAGCTTGAGTCTGCACATTTGGAAGTAAGCAAGCTTCGTGAGAAGGTGGGTTCCTTGGAAATGAAAGTTCAGGAGGAGAGGACAAAATCTGCTGAATTTGCAACTAAAATAGAGGCTGTGGAGGCAACAAGAGAGGCATTAGAATTCCAGATTGAGATGGCACATTTGGAAATAGGACGGCTGCACAATAAGGTGGATTTATTAGAAATGCAAGTTagcaaggaaaaggaattaACTGCAGAATTTGCAGCCAAGTGTCAGAAATTGGAGAGTGAGATATCAAGGATAAAGCGAGAAGCTGAACTCTGGCAAGTTACAAGCTTTGGAGACCTGAAGATTAAAAAG GAGAAAGAGCTTGCTGTGGCTGCTGGGAAGCTGGCAGAGTGCCAGAAAACAATTGCCTCTCTTGGCCAGCAATTGAAATCACTGACAGCTTTAGATGACTTCATGCTTGAAGCTGAGAAGCTAGAACCTAATGAATGCTCGCCAGATCTTATATTTCATTCTAGCAGTTCCTCAGAGAAGATGCACAGCTATACTCTTCCCAGTGGCAAAGAGAGGGGGTCTCCACTGTCTTCGGTCTTGTCCTCATCCTCTACTCTTCCTGGGTTTACAAGCTTCTTGTCTCGAAGTAGGAGCAGCAGCTGTATAGAAAACTA CTTCAATTTTGTCGAGCAGGCTGTCTGTGTTTGCGATCGACATCGACCACATCGGAATCATGACGATGCACTGATGTTTTACCAATACATGATCATAGGAGGGG AAACGATACCACCTCGATTTATTTCGTCCACTCCACTCTTAAGAACATTCCGATTGTTCTCATCTTGGCATAAgttattcttttttcttgctAACTCCGCCTTTAATCCGTCTATATATACACCAAACGTCAAAGAAGCCGGCACTCTCATCACTCGTAGATTGAAGTGCAAATTTCCATTCATGGGCCTCTTCAGATCTGCAGGGAAGGTCTACAAACCAGCCCCCGATGTCAATCTTGGCCCCGACAGCAAGGAATCCTATCTGCATGCTAATGTGAAAG CTCCTCGGGTGGCGGGGTTTCTTGTGAAGATTTTTGTGTGGATTTTGGAGTCGAGGATTTTTGGACCGATCGCGGTGTATATACTGAAAAAGGATAATCTCATCCACAAG CTTGTCTCATTTGCCGTGATCCAGGAGCCACCTCTGTTCACCAACACCCATAATTGGGAAG ACATAGCAGAGCAAAATGTTAATCTCGTAAAGCACAACTTATCTCCTGCTGAGCGAGTTCGAGAAGCCATGGATTGTCTTCCTCCTTGCCTGGAATCTACCCTGAATAGTCCGGGTTCTAGCTTCAAGCGTTGGACCATACGGGACTTCTCAAGGGCCTATAGATCAGGAGAAACAACTCCTCTTGCG GTAGCAAAGCGATTTTCAGTGGCTGTGGAGGAGTCTACAGATCTCCAAATGGCTTTCTTCATCAATTACAATGCTCGAGATATTCTAAGGCAGGCTGAAGAGTCAACACTTCGATACAAGAGGG GGGCCCCAATTTCAGTGATGGATGGAGTACTAGTTGCCATCAAAGATGAGATCGATTGCCTGCCCTATACTACTACTG GAGGAACAAAGTGGTTGCACAAGGTGAGACCTTGTGCAAATGATGCAACCTGTGTCAAGCAATTGAGATCATGTGGTGCTATATTTGTTGGCAAGACTAACATGCATGAACTCGGTGCCGGGACCAGCGGGATCAATCCTCACTATGG GTCTACTAGAAATCCGTATAACATCAACAGGGTTTCTGGAGGCTCCTCAAGTGGATCAGCTGCAGTAGTGTGTGCTGGATTATGCCCTGTTGCACTTGGTGTTGATGGGGGAG GGTCGGTGCGGATGCCTGCTGCTCTCTGTGGCGTAGTCGGTTTCAAGGCGACCTCTGGACGCTTGTCTAATTCAGG TACCCTTCCGCTGAATTGGACAGTTGGAATGCCAGGCATATTAGCAGCAACTGTTGAAGATGCACTAATAGT TTATGCAGCTATTTCTGGTAACCTCTCTGGTCACCAAGCACCTTTGCAG CCTAAATTGAGTTTTCCTCTGCTGACATCCACACAATCAATCACGAACATCAAATTAGCCAAATATGGGGAG TGGTTTAATGACTGCACAAGTGAAATTAGAAATTGCTGTGACCAAGCTTTGCAAATGCTATGCAAGCATTATGGGTGGAAG ACTCTGGCTGTGACTGTACCTGAGATAGAAGAGATGCGTTTGGCTCATTATATAACAATTGGATCTGAATGCACTGCTTCATTGGCTCCACATCTCGAAAAACT GAATTTTGCAGAGATAGGGTGGGATGCAAGAATAGCTCTTCGTGTCTACCGTTCATTCAGCAGCAAGGATTATTTGAATGCTCAGCGGATAAG GAACCGTCAGATGTACTTCCATAAGAAGATTTTTGAAAGGGCGGATGTCATTGTCACACCGACAACTGG TGTCACTGCATACCCACTGCTAAGTGATGCCTTGAATAGTGGAGAACTCGATTACATAAATGGAG CGGCACTTGTGAGGTTCTCAATAGCAGGAAATTTTCTTGGCTTGCCTACAATTACTACTATG GTTGGGTATGACAAGGGGGGCATGCCTATTGGCCTTCAGTTTATTGGGAGACCATGGTCCGAAGCAACCTTACTCCATTTAGCATTTGCCATGGAG GCTCTATGCATTGGTAGTTACAGAAAGCCAAAGGTGTTCTATGACCTCCTGAAGAAGGAATAG
- the LOC103701271 gene encoding uncharacterized protein LOC103701271: MGRRKFYGWGAAIVIFIVLMIVTPAIPQSQEYHDFADQRKLFLGIPNTLNVISNFPFLVIGLIGFVLCLRGSFRLSLQGEVWGWSCFFIGVAAVAFGSSYYHLKPNDARLVWDRLPMTIAFTSIMAIFIIERIDEKTGMTSIAPLVMAGIISILYWRFFDDLRLYALVQFVPCIIIPLMAILIPPMYTHSAYWLWAAGFYLLAKVEEAMDKVIYKWTHHIVSGHTLKHLCAAMVPVFLTLMLAKRSIEADRISLFQQWRIYWVRVKESRFKGESLDCEYTAVSTTT, from the exons ATGGGGAGAAGGAAATTTTATGGGTGGGGAGCTGCGATCGTAATCTTTATAGTGTTAATGATCGTAACCCCGGCGATTCCCCAGTCTCAGGAGTACCACGACTTCGCTGATCAGCGCAAATTGTTCTTGG gGATACCTAATAcgttgaatgtgatttcaaaCTTTCCTTTTCTTGTGATTGGTTTAATTGGGTTTGTACTTTGCCTTCGTGGAAGCTTCAGGCTAAG CTTGCAAGGTGAAGTCTGGGGCTGGTCGTGCTTCTTTATTGGTGTGGCTGCTGTTGCTTTTGGCTCCTCCTATTACCATCTCAAGCCAAATGATGCTAGACTAGTTTGGGATCGATTACCT ATGACTATCGCATTCACATCAATCATGGCAATCTTCATCATTGAAAGGATTGATGAAAAAACTGGAATGACGTCAATTGCACCACTTGTTATGGCGGGTATAATAAGCATTTTATATTGGAG GTTCTTTGATGATTTACGCCTATATGCACTTGTTCAATTTGTTCCTTGCATCATTATACCTTTGATGGCTATTCTAATTCCTCCAATGTATACACATTCTGCTTACTGGCTGTGGGCAGCAG GATTTTATCTTTTGGCCAAGGTAGAAGAAGCCATGGACAAAGTGATATATAAATGGACTCATCACATTGTCAGTGGACATACACTCAAGCATCTATGTGCTGCAATGGTTCCTGTTTTTCTGACACTCATGCTTGCAAAAAGGAGTATTGAGGCTGATAG GATAAGTTTGTTTCAGCAGTGGCGGATTTATTGGGTAAGAGTTAAAGAAAGTCGATTTAAGGGGGAGAGCTTAGATTGTGAGTATACTGCAGTTTCGACTACAACATGA
- the LOC103701270 gene encoding V-type proton ATPase 16 kDa proteolipid subunit, whose protein sequence is MSSFSGDETAPFFGFLGAAAALVFSCMGAAYGTAKSGVGVASMGVMRPELVMKSIVPVVMAGVLGIYGLIIAVIISTGINPKAKSYYLFDGYAHLSSGLACGLAGLSAGMAIGIVGDAGVRANAQQPKLFVGMILILIFAEALALYGLIVGIILSSRAGQSRAD, encoded by the exons ATGTCGAGCTTCAGCGGCGACGAGACCGCCCCCTTCTTCGGATTCCTCGGCGCGGCGGCAGCCCTCGTCTTCTCAT GTATGGGGGCGGCGTACGGGACGgcgaagagcggggtgggggtgGCGTCGATGGGAGTGATGCGGCCGGAGCTGGTGATGAAGTCGATCGTGCCCGTGGTCATGGCCGGAGTGCTCGGGATCTACGGGTTGATCATCGCGGTGATCATTAGCACAGGGATAAACCCTAAGGCCAAGTCGTATTACCTCTTCGATGGCTACGCTCATCTTTCCTCCGGGTTGGCTTGTGGGCTTGCGGGGCTATCCGCGGGCATGGCTATTGGGATCGTTGGCGATGCTGGAGTCCG GGCCAATGCACAGCAGCCAAAACTTTTTGTGGGCATGATTCTCATTCTCATTTTCGCTGAAGCACTGGCCCTCTACGGTCTCATTGTTGGCATCATCCTTTCCTCTCGTGCTGGCCAATCTCGGGCGGACTGA
- the LOC103701269 gene encoding acetyltransferase At1g77540 isoform X1, whose amino-acid sequence MVGTAEAAAPPAIVRNEKDGRFETEDKQAFLQYHLRDVTVLAVEGGQAKEKKKTAMDMVHTYVPRRKRGLGLAGHLCVAAFTHAQRNSMIVIPTCSYVSDTFLPRNPLWNSLVYKEERKSCDCLHSLLSLFRDNISPAFE is encoded by the exons ATGGTGGGGACGGCAGAGGCGGCGGCTCCGCCGGCGATCGTGCGGAACGAGAAGGACGGGAGGTTCGAGACGGAGGACAAGCAGGCCTTCCTCCAGTACCACCTCCGAGACGTCACGGTCCTCGCCGTTGAAGGAGGCCAAgccaaggagaagaagaagacggcGATGGACATGGTCCACACCTACGTGCCCAGGAGGAAGCGGGGGTTGGGCCTGGCCGGCCACCTCTGCGTCGCCGCCTTCACCCACGCCCAGCGCAATTCCATGATCGTCATCCCCACCTGCTCCTATGTCTCC GACACGTTTCTTCCTCGAAACCCTTTGTGGAACTCACTTGTATACAAGGAGGAGAGAAAGTCAT GTGATTGTTTGCATTCACTTCTGAGCCTATTCAGGGACAATATATCCCCAGCTTTTGAATGA
- the LOC103701269 gene encoding acetyltransferase At1g77540 isoform X2, with protein MVGTAEAAAPPAIVRNEKDGRFETEDKQAFLQYHLRDVTVLAVEGGQAKEKKKTAMDMVHTYVPRRKRGLGLAGHLCVAAFTHAQRNSMIVIPTCSYVSDTFLPRNPLWNSLVYKEERKSSGTL; from the exons ATGGTGGGGACGGCAGAGGCGGCGGCTCCGCCGGCGATCGTGCGGAACGAGAAGGACGGGAGGTTCGAGACGGAGGACAAGCAGGCCTTCCTCCAGTACCACCTCCGAGACGTCACGGTCCTCGCCGTTGAAGGAGGCCAAgccaaggagaagaagaagacggcGATGGACATGGTCCACACCTACGTGCCCAGGAGGAAGCGGGGGTTGGGCCTGGCCGGCCACCTCTGCGTCGCCGCCTTCACCCACGCCCAGCGCAATTCCATGATCGTCATCCCCACCTGCTCCTATGTCTCC GACACGTTTCTTCCTCGAAACCCTTTGTGGAACTCACTTGTATACAAGGAGGAGAGAAAGTCAT CAGGAACTTTGTGA
- the LOC103701269 gene encoding acetyltransferase At1g77540 isoform X3 translates to MVGTAEAAAPPAIVRNEKDGRFETEDKQAFLQYHLRDVTVLAVEGGQAKEKKKTAMDMVHTYVPRRKRGLGLAGHLCVAAFTHAQRNSMIVIPTCSYVSDTFLPRNPLWNSLVYKEERKS, encoded by the exons ATGGTGGGGACGGCAGAGGCGGCGGCTCCGCCGGCGATCGTGCGGAACGAGAAGGACGGGAGGTTCGAGACGGAGGACAAGCAGGCCTTCCTCCAGTACCACCTCCGAGACGTCACGGTCCTCGCCGTTGAAGGAGGCCAAgccaaggagaagaagaagacggcGATGGACATGGTCCACACCTACGTGCCCAGGAGGAAGCGGGGGTTGGGCCTGGCCGGCCACCTCTGCGTCGCCGCCTTCACCCACGCCCAGCGCAATTCCATGATCGTCATCCCCACCTGCTCCTATGTCTCC GACACGTTTCTTCCTCGAAACCCTTTGTGGAACTCACTTGTATACAAGGAGGAGAGAAAGTCAT GA